A single window of Theropithecus gelada isolate Dixy chromosome 9, Tgel_1.0, whole genome shotgun sequence DNA harbors:
- the LOC112631668 gene encoding LOW QUALITY PROTEIN: X-ray repair cross-complementing protein 6-like (The sequence of the model RefSeq protein was modified relative to this genomic sequence to represent the inferred CDS: inserted 2 bases in 1 codon; substituted 2 bases at 2 genomic stop codons), which produces MSGWESYYKTEGDEEAEEQEENLEASGDHKYSGRHSLIFLVDASRAMFESQSEDLTPFDMSIQCIQSELDNPSAKQILELDQFKGQQRQKHFQDLMGHGSDYLLSEVLWVCASRFSDFQFKMSHTRIMLFTSEDNPRGSDSSKTSWARIEAGDLRDTGIFLDLTHLKKPRGFDISWVYRDTINIAEDEDLRVHFEESSKLEDLLRKVRAKETRKQALSRLKLKLNXDIVISVGICNLLQKALKSSAIKLYQETNEPKQTKTWTFNTNTCSLLLLSDTKKSQIYGSHQIILEKEETEELKWFDDPGLMLMGFKPLVMLKKHHYLRPSLFMYPEESLLIGSSTLFSTLLIMCLEKEVIALRRYIPRRNIPHYFVALVPQEEDLDDQKIQVTPPGFQLVFLPFADDKMKMPFTEKVMATPEQIDKMKVIIQNLRFTYRRGSFENPVLQQYFRNLEALALDLMETEXAVDLILPKVEAMNKRLGSLVDEFKELVYPPDYNPEGKVTKRKHHNEGSGSKRPKVEYXEEELKTHISKSTLGKFTVLMLKDACQVDGLKSTLKKQELLEALTRHFQD; this is translated from the exons ATGTCAGGGTGGGAGTCGTACTACAAAACCGAGGGCGATGAAGAAGCAGAAGAACAAGAAGAGAACCTTGAAGCAAGTGGAGACCATAAATATTCAGGAAGacatagtttgatttttttggttGATGCCTCCAGGGCTATGTTTGAATCTCAGAGTGAAGATTTGACTCCTTTTGACATGAGCATCCAGTGTATCCAAAGT GAGTTGGATAATCCAAGTGCAAAACAAATTCTAGAGCTTGACCAGTTTAAGGGGCAGCAGAGACAAAAACATTTCCAAGACCTGATGGGCCACGGATCTGACTACTTACTCAGTGAAGTGCTGTGGGTCTGTGCCAGCCGCTTTAGTGATTTCCAGTTCAAGATGAGTCATACGAGGATCATGCTGTTCACCAGTGAAGACAACCCCCGTGGCAGTGACAGTTCTAAAACCAGCTGGGCCAGGATTGAAGCTGGTGATCTCCGAGATACAGGCATCTTCCTTGACTTGACACACCTGAAGAAACCTAGGGGCTTTGACATATCCTGGGTCTACAGAGATACCATCAACATAGCCGAGGATGAGGACCTCAGGGTTCACTTTGAGGAATCCAGCAAGCTAGAAGACCTGTTGCGGAAGGTTCGCGCCAAGGAGACCAGGAAGCAAGCACTCAGCAGGTTAAAGCTGAAGCTCAA AGACATAGTGATCTCTGTGGGCATTTGTAATCTGCTCCAGAAGGCTCTCAAGTCTTCTGCAATAAAGCTTTATCAGGAAACAAATGAACCA aaacaaaccaagacCTGGACATTTAACACAAATACATGCAGTTTGCTTCTGCTTAGCGATACCAAGAAGTCTCAGATCTATGGAAGTCATCAGATTATACtggaaaaagaggaaacagaagagCTAAAATGGTTTGATGATCCAGGTTTGATGCTCATGGGTTTCAAGCCCTTGGTAATGCTGAAGAAGCACCATTACCTGAGGCCCTCCCTGTTCATGTACCCTGAGGAGTCGCTGCTGATTGGGAGCTCAACCCTGTTCAGCACTCTGCTCATCATGTGTCTGGAGAAGGAGGTCATAGCATTGCGCAGATACATACCCCGCAGGAACATTCCCCATTATTTTGTGGCTTTGGTGCCACAGGAAGAGGATTTGGATGACCAGAAAATTCAGGTGACTCCTCCAGGCTTCCAGCTGGTCTTTTTACCCTTTGCTGATGATAAAA tgAAGATGCCCTTTACTGAAAAGGTCATGGCAACTCCAGAGCAGATAGACAAGATGAAGGTTATCATTCAGAATCTCCGCTTCACATACAGACGTGGCAGCTTTGAGAATCCCGTGCTGCAGCAGTACTTCAGGAACCTGGAGGCCTTGGCCTTGGATTTGATGGAGACTGAATAAGCAGTGGACCTGATATTGCCCAAGGTTGAAGCAATGAATAAAAGACTGGGATCCCTGGTGGATGAGTTTAAGGAGCTTGTTTACCCACCAGATTACAATCCTGAAGGGAAAGTTACCAAGAGAAAGCACCATAACGAAGGTTCTGGAAGCAAAAGGCCCAAGGTGGAGTATTGAGAAGAGGAGCTAAAGACCCACATCAGCAAGAGCACGCTGGGCAAGTTCACTGTGCTCATGCTGAAAGACGCCTGCCAGGTGGACGGGCTGAAGAGCACGCTAAAGAAGCAGGAGCTGCTGGAAGCCCTCACCAGGCACTTCCAGGACTGA